A genomic stretch from Deinococcus ruber includes:
- the secA gene encoding preprotein translocase subunit SecA: MFRVLNKMFDTNQRDVQRIMKSVVQPVNALEEETKKIEDLAAAFTALKVRVQEGGESLDDVIVPAFALIREASRRSIGKRHYDVQLIGGAALNAGRIAEMRTGEGKTLVATLALCLNALSGKGAHLVTVNDYLVRVGAEEMSLLFRTLGLTVGVIQRDMQPAQRKVAYGCDITYVTNSELGFDYLRDNMAQSPDQLVLRADTPLNFAIVDEVDSILIDEARTPLIISGAAEKATDQYYVIAKLVKKLNRGEPAEPGKRDEPTGDYTVEEKSKGVHLTEKGITRLEKLLSIDDLYSQTNMEKAHMITQALRAKDLYQKDTDYIVSPEGEVIIIDEFTGRSMAGRRYGEGLHQAIEAKEGVKIENENQTLATITYQNFFRLYSKFSGMTGTAKTEEKEFLDIYGSDVLVIPTNLPIIRQDADDLIYRTVLGKYMAVVNETKTMHATGRPVLIGTVSIDSSETLSRLLHEAGIPHNVLNAKYEAQEASIVAQAGRSDQVTIATNMAGRGTDIMLGGNAEFMLGERLEAMGHSRYDQNTENFVKSIMRRDGNAQQLGALLPGVTPQFVAEAEAARDAVEADRKKVQAAGGLHIIGTERHESRRIDNQLRGRAGRQGDPGSSRFYVSFEDELMRLFANDRVVGMMDRLGMDDTQPIEARMVTGAIERAQARVEDRNFSTRKQLLEFDNVMSKQRETVYAQRREVLLGPDSDVEESTEGMILGYVDAQLAEHAPLDADHESWDLDALRGGIGDAIPALENFDWESLISMPAEQAHRKVIAAVADAFDARKAELGPELLNGVSRYVLIQVVDQYWKEHLHGMDVLRQGIGLRGYGQRDPFSEYKFEATNMFNEMIDNLRAEVTKYIFRMQVGGDVAA, from the coding sequence ATGTTTCGTGTCCTGAACAAGATGTTCGATACCAACCAGCGCGACGTGCAGCGCATCATGAAATCGGTGGTCCAGCCGGTCAATGCTCTGGAAGAAGAAACCAAGAAGATCGAGGACCTCGCCGCTGCCTTTACGGCGCTGAAAGTGCGTGTGCAGGAGGGCGGCGAGAGCCTGGACGACGTGATCGTTCCGGCCTTCGCCCTGATCCGAGAGGCCAGCCGCCGCTCTATCGGCAAACGGCACTACGACGTTCAGCTCATCGGCGGCGCGGCGCTGAATGCGGGCCGCATTGCCGAGATGCGAACCGGCGAGGGCAAGACGCTGGTGGCGACGCTCGCTCTGTGCCTGAACGCGCTGAGCGGCAAGGGCGCCCATCTGGTCACGGTGAACGATTATCTGGTGCGGGTGGGTGCGGAGGAAATGAGCCTGCTGTTCCGGACGCTGGGCCTGACGGTGGGCGTGATTCAGCGCGACATGCAGCCCGCCCAGCGCAAGGTGGCCTACGGCTGCGACATCACGTATGTGACCAACAGCGAACTGGGCTTCGATTACCTGCGCGACAACATGGCGCAGTCGCCCGATCAGCTGGTGCTGCGGGCCGACACGCCGCTGAATTTTGCCATCGTCGACGAAGTGGACAGCATTCTGATCGACGAGGCCCGCACGCCGCTGATCATTTCGGGCGCTGCCGAGAAGGCCACCGATCAGTATTACGTGATCGCCAAGCTGGTCAAGAAGCTGAACCGGGGCGAACCCGCCGAACCGGGCAAGCGCGACGAGCCGACCGGCGACTACACCGTCGAGGAAAAGAGCAAGGGCGTCCACCTGACCGAGAAGGGCATTACCCGCCTGGAAAAACTGCTGTCCATCGACGATCTGTACAGCCAGACCAACATGGAAAAGGCCCACATGATCACCCAGGCGTTGCGGGCCAAAGACCTGTATCAGAAGGACACCGATTACATCGTGTCGCCGGAAGGGGAAGTCATCATCATCGACGAGTTCACCGGGCGCAGCATGGCCGGGCGGCGCTACGGCGAGGGACTGCATCAGGCGATTGAGGCCAAAGAGGGCGTCAAGATCGAGAACGAGAACCAGACGCTCGCCACCATCACGTACCAGAACTTCTTCCGGCTGTACAGCAAGTTTTCGGGCATGACGGGTACGGCTAAGACCGAGGAAAAGGAATTCCTCGACATCTACGGCTCCGACGTGCTGGTGATTCCCACCAACCTGCCGATTATCCGCCAAGACGCCGATGACCTGATCTACCGCACTGTGCTGGGCAAGTACATGGCGGTGGTCAACGAAACCAAGACCATGCACGCCACCGGACGCCCTGTGCTGATCGGCACCGTCAGCATCGACAGTTCGGAAACACTCAGCCGACTGCTGCACGAGGCGGGCATTCCGCATAACGTGCTGAACGCCAAATACGAGGCGCAGGAAGCGAGCATCGTGGCGCAGGCGGGCCGAAGCGATCAGGTGACGATTGCCACCAACATGGCCGGACGCGGCACCGACATCATGCTGGGCGGCAACGCCGAGTTTATGCTAGGCGAGCGGCTGGAAGCGATGGGACACTCGCGTTACGACCAGAACACCGAAAACTTCGTCAAGAGCATCATGCGGCGCGACGGCAACGCTCAGCAGTTGGGCGCCCTGTTGCCGGGCGTCACGCCGCAGTTCGTGGCCGAGGCCGAGGCTGCCCGCGACGCCGTGGAAGCAGACCGCAAGAAGGTGCAGGCGGCGGGTGGGCTGCACATCATCGGCACCGAGCGGCACGAATCGCGGCGCATCGACAACCAGTTGCGCGGACGTGCCGGACGACAGGGCGACCCCGGCAGCAGCCGTTTTTACGTGTCGTTCGAAGACGAACTGATGCGCCTGTTCGCCAATGACCGCGTGGTCGGCATGATGGACCGGCTCGGCATGGACGACACCCAGCCCATTGAGGCCCGGATGGTGACGGGAGCCATCGAACGCGCACAGGCGAGGGTGGAAGACCGCAACTTCAGCACGCGCAAGCAGCTGCTGGAATTCGACAACGTGATGAGCAAGCAGCGCGAAACGGTGTATGCCCAGCGCCGCGAAGTGTTGCTGGGGCCAGACAGCGACGTGGAAGAGAGCACCGAGGGCATGATTCTGGGCTACGTGGACGCTCAGCTGGCAGAACACGCTCCGCTGGACGCCGACCACGAGAGCTGGGATCTGGACGCGCTGCGGGGCGGCATCGGCGACGCGATTCCGGCACTGGAGAACTTCGACTGGGAAAGCCTGATTTCGATGCCCGCCGAGCAAGCGCACCGCAAGGTGATCGCGGCGGTGGCCGACGCCTTCGATGCCCGCAAGGCCGAGCTGGGGCCGGAACTGCTCAACGGTGTCAGCCGCTACGTGCTGATTCAGGTGGTCGATCAGTACTGGAAGGAGCACCTGCACGGCATGGACGTGCTGAGGCAGGGCATCGGGCTGCGCGGCTACGGCCAGCGCGATCCGTTCTCCGAGTACAAGTTCGAAGCGACCAACATGTTCAACGAGATGATCGATAATCTGCGGGCCGAAGTAACGAAGTACATCTTCCGCATGCAGGTCGGCGGCGACGTAGCAGCCTGA
- a CDS encoding homoserine O-acetyltransferase family protein, which translates to MTAYTLPESPIQRLSDEAHPERCTPEQAAPRLQTITLFRDHPLLLDCGRPLSSVRVAYHTYGEAREDALLVTHALTGTSAVHEWWPTLFGPGKALDPRQAYIVCSNVLGGCAGTSGPRELDGTPLTLRDMVAVQRELLRVLGVRRVTVVGGSMGGMQVYEWLRSYPDLVERAVIIGAPARHSPWAIGLNTAQRNAIRLAPGGEGLKVARQIAMLSYRSPQSLGQTQSGESRRKPGVPAVETYLEYQGEKLAERFCEQSYCTLTEAMDRFSLSDAELNAIRTPVLVVGISSDVLYPSAEVQSFAALLPASSYWELHSPHGHDAFLMDAESLNDTVKEYLTARLGA; encoded by the coding sequence ATGACTGCCTATACCCTGCCCGAATCACCTATCCAACGCCTGTCAGACGAGGCGCACCCCGAACGATGTACGCCCGAACAGGCTGCGCCGCGCCTTCAGACCATCACGCTGTTCCGCGACCATCCGCTGCTGCTCGACTGTGGGCGGCCCCTGAGTTCGGTGCGGGTGGCCTATCACACCTACGGCGAGGCCCGCGAGGACGCGCTGCTGGTGACACACGCGCTGACCGGCACGAGCGCGGTACATGAGTGGTGGCCCACGCTCTTCGGCCCCGGCAAAGCGCTCGACCCCCGGCAGGCGTACATCGTGTGCAGCAACGTGCTGGGCGGCTGTGCGGGCACGTCTGGCCCGCGTGAGCTGGACGGCACACCCCTGACCCTGCGCGACATGGTGGCGGTACAACGCGAACTGCTGCGGGTGCTGGGTGTGCGCCGCGTCACGGTGGTGGGCGGCAGCATGGGCGGCATGCAGGTGTACGAGTGGCTGCGCTCGTACCCCGATCTGGTCGAGCGTGCCGTGATCATCGGCGCTCCGGCACGGCATTCGCCCTGGGCTATCGGCCTGAATACCGCCCAGCGCAACGCCATCCGGCTGGCCCCCGGCGGTGAAGGCCTGAAGGTGGCGCGGCAGATCGCCATGCTCAGTTACCGCTCGCCGCAGAGCCTGGGACAGACGCAATCGGGCGAAAGCCGCCGTAAACCGGGCGTGCCTGCCGTCGAAACGTACCTGGAATACCAGGGCGAGAAGCTGGCCGAACGCTTCTGCGAGCAGAGCTACTGCACCCTAACCGAAGCGATGGACCGATTCAGCCTGAGCGACGCCGAGCTGAACGCCATCCGCACACCCGTGCTGGTGGTGGGCATCTCCAGCGACGTGCTGTATCCGAGCGCCGAGGTGCAGAGCTTCGCTGCGCTGCTCCCAGCTTCCTCGTACTGGGAACTGCACAGTCCACACGGCCACGACGCCTTTCTGATGGACGCCGAATCCCTTAACGACACCGTGAAGGAGTACCTGACCGCTAGACTCGGAGCATGA
- a CDS encoding non-heme iron oxygenase ferredoxin subunit, translating into MNEAVQSEQPALTGVRVGEVAALPEGSQTEVQVNGQSVVVICYEGRYYALRNNCSHKDFPLLGGDVSMGRITCEKHGAKFELATGKAKVLPAVKPVKIFATRVEDGVVWVDGL; encoded by the coding sequence ATGAACGAAGCGGTGCAGTCGGAACAACCGGCGCTGACGGGCGTGCGGGTCGGTGAGGTGGCGGCGCTGCCTGAAGGCAGTCAGACCGAGGTGCAGGTCAACGGTCAGAGCGTGGTGGTCATCTGTTATGAAGGCCGATACTACGCGCTCAGGAACAATTGCAGTCATAAAGATTTCCCGCTGCTGGGCGGCGATGTGAGCATGGGCCGCATCACCTGCGAGAAACACGGCGCGAAATTCGAGCTTGCCACCGGAAAGGCGAAGGTGCTGCCCGCCGTGAAGCCGGTGAAAATCTTTGCCACCCGCGTAGAAGACGGCGTGGTGTGGGTAGACGGTCTGTAG
- a CDS encoding ankyrin repeat domain-containing protein, producing MSETIMLFQAIQAGDAATVTDLIEARPDLLSAESPSGLSPLLFAAYYRKTQMAELLIELGAPVSPFEAAAAGSLRRLLPALAADPALLSDYSSDGFTLLGLCAFFGHLDVAAALLERGAAVDLPSHTMNVTPLGSAAAGNHVALCELLLDAGADPNAQQQGGFTPLLSAVQNGNLELLDLLIRRGADVRAVTADGRSALDLAQESGQVAVIKRLSAGD from the coding sequence ATGTCAGAGACCATCATGCTCTTTCAGGCAATTCAGGCAGGTGACGCCGCTACCGTGACCGATCTGATCGAGGCGCGGCCTGATCTGCTGAGTGCCGAGAGTCCCAGCGGGCTTTCCCCACTGCTGTTTGCAGCGTATTACCGGAAAACCCAGATGGCAGAGCTGCTGATCGAACTGGGTGCGCCCGTATCGCCCTTCGAGGCTGCCGCTGCCGGGTCGCTGCGTCGCCTGCTGCCCGCTCTGGCCGCCGACCCCGCGCTGCTGAGCGATTACAGTTCAGACGGATTCACGCTGCTGGGGCTGTGCGCTTTTTTTGGTCATCTGGATGTGGCGGCGGCGCTGCTGGAGCGCGGCGCGGCAGTCGATCTGCCCAGTCACACCATGAACGTGACGCCGCTCGGCTCGGCGGCGGCAGGCAACCATGTGGCGCTGTGCGAACTGCTGCTCGACGCCGGAGCTGACCCCAATGCCCAGCAGCAGGGCGGCTTCACTCCACTGCTCAGTGCCGTGCAGAACGGCAATCTGGAACTCCTCGACCTGTTGATCAGACGGGGGGCCGACGTGAGAGCCGTCACCGCCGACGGCAGATCGGCGCTCGATCTGGCACAGGAGAGCGGGCAGGTGGCCGTGATCAAACGCCTGAGTGCAGGTGATTAA
- a CDS encoding acyl-CoA thioesterase codes for MTAPRLPIEAYPYRHPLPTRWADNDMYGHINNVVYYSYFDTAVNALLIARGVLDPQQSSVIGLVVETGCQYFAPLSFPDLLSIGVGVERLGNSSVRYRLGVFRAGENTPAAQGFFVHVYVDSQTRRPVPLPQELRTVLAELVLEVPQEG; via the coding sequence ATGACCGCGCCGCGCCTGCCGATTGAAGCGTACCCTTATCGCCACCCGCTGCCGACCCGCTGGGCCGACAACGACATGTACGGCCACATCAATAACGTCGTGTATTACAGCTATTTCGATACGGCGGTCAATGCGCTGCTGATTGCCCGGGGCGTCCTCGATCCGCAGCAGAGCAGCGTCATCGGGCTGGTGGTCGAGACGGGCTGCCAGTATTTCGCGCCGCTCAGCTTTCCCGATCTCCTCAGCATCGGCGTGGGCGTCGAGCGGCTGGGCAACAGCAGCGTGCGCTACCGCCTGGGCGTCTTCCGGGCTGGAGAGAACACGCCCGCCGCGCAGGGGTTTTTCGTGCATGTGTACGTAGACAGCCAGACGCGCCGCCCGGTGCCGCTGCCGCAGGAGTTACGAACGGTGCTGGCAGAACTGGTACTTGAGGTACCACAGGAAGGCTAA
- a CDS encoding class I SAM-dependent methyltransferase: MDADRTHAEFTDPRLVPVYDTLCGWSAADDFFLSLAQQTPDARVLDLGCGTGRLTLALVAAGHAVTGIDPARASLEAAAVKPGAERVLWKQGTAASLPTAAFDLAVMTSHVAQFLTDDHEWAGALAHLRRSLVPGGRLAFDTRDPGARGWEAWNPADSRCQVALPGGRQVETWTEVVDVTGERVSFVHHYCFADDPADVLASATMRFRSEADLRASLHVAGFEIEDIFGGWNRERVRQGCGEFIVVARARA, from the coding sequence ATGGACGCCGACCGCACACACGCCGAGTTCACCGATCCGCGTCTGGTGCCCGTCTACGACACCCTGTGTGGCTGGAGTGCCGCTGACGATTTTTTTCTGTCGCTTGCTCAGCAGACGCCGGATGCCCGTGTTCTTGATCTCGGCTGCGGCACTGGTCGTCTGACGCTCGCGCTGGTAGCGGCGGGCCATGCCGTCACCGGGATTGATCCGGCGAGGGCGTCGCTGGAGGCGGCTGCGGTCAAACCGGGTGCCGAGCGCGTTCTCTGGAAGCAGGGAACCGCCGCGAGCCTGCCGACGGCGGCCTTCGATCTTGCCGTCATGACCAGTCACGTCGCGCAGTTCCTGACCGACGACCATGAATGGGCCGGGGCGCTGGCCCACCTGCGCCGCTCGCTGGTGCCCGGTGGCCGCCTGGCCTTCGACACTCGCGACCCTGGCGCACGCGGCTGGGAAGCCTGGAACCCGGCAGATTCACGCTGTCAGGTGGCGTTGCCGGGTGGTCGGCAGGTGGAAACCTGGACGGAGGTGGTGGACGTGACCGGCGAACGGGTCAGCTTCGTTCACCACTACTGTTTTGCCGACGATCCGGCAGACGTGCTGGCGAGCGCCACCATGCGCTTTCGTTCCGAGGCAGACCTGAGGGCGTCGCTGCACGTGGCGGGCTTCGAGATCGAAGACATCTTCGGTGGATGGAACCGGGAGCGTGTCAGGCAGGGATGCGGAGAATTCATCGTCGTGGCGCGGGCCAGAGCTTAG
- a CDS encoding VF530 family protein, whose protein sequence is MTDPRPFRPPDPLHGVTLEMIVTRLADAYGWQELGRRIPIRCFQDNPSVQSSLKFLRKTPWARTKVEALYIELQRRQPNG, encoded by the coding sequence ATGACCGACCCGCGCCCTTTTCGCCCGCCCGATCCACTGCACGGCGTCACTCTTGAAATGATCGTCACGCGGCTTGCCGACGCCTACGGTTGGCAGGAACTGGGTCGCCGCATTCCGATCCGCTGCTTTCAGGACAATCCGAGCGTGCAGAGCAGCCTGAAATTTCTTCGCAAAACGCCGTGGGCCAGAACGAAGGTCGAGGCTCTGTACATCGAATTGCAGCGGCGGCAGCCAAACGGTTGA
- a CDS encoding DNA topoisomerase subunit B, giving the protein MTQSTDLQSSQPQSATEYNASSISVLKGLEAVRKRPGMYVQGGTGVDGYHQLMTEIIDNAIDEGLGGFASEVTVTMHADGAATITDNGRGIPVDMMESEGRSAIEVIFTELHAGGKFGGGAYKVSGGLHGVGSSVVNALSTYLDVTVNKGGVLHHIRFERGDVTVPLEVVGETPSDVTWATKVSFHPDPEVFSEFDNSFDYDRIRRRLRELSYLTGLKIVVTDEREALHGGHVKQEIFHEQGGIANFARALVADDTKLLYDTPITMRGTHSGVEVEVSFIHANTYSSDNILTYANMIRTRDGGTPLTGFKTAYTRILNKYAQGKNMIKAGNPIPGGDDLLEGIYCVVSVKLGEPQFESQAKVKLLNSEAQTAVNAVVGEKFAEFLEENPKVGKIIVEKAAEAARAREAARKARDIIRRSNPLENDDLPGKLADCSSQDPAESELFIVEGNSAGGSAKGGRERRFQAILPLRGKILNVEKAELNKILKNAEIRSLIGAIGAGVEGTGDNMHFDLSNLRYHKIIIMTDADMDGGHITTLLLTFFYRYMRPIVEQGHLYIAQPPLYRIMVGRQSSGNKGTYLYAEDELKRHVAIANKEGKKYEIQRFKGLGEMNAEQLWETTMNPELRVLKRVNIEDLVDANSVFDALMGVDVAPRKLFIQENARFAEISI; this is encoded by the coding sequence GTGACCCAATCAACCGACCTCCAGAGCAGTCAACCTCAGTCCGCCACCGAATACAATGCCAGCAGTATCAGTGTCCTGAAAGGCCTGGAGGCAGTGCGTAAGCGCCCCGGCATGTACGTGCAGGGCGGCACCGGTGTGGACGGCTATCACCAGCTCATGACCGAAATCATCGACAACGCCATCGACGAAGGACTGGGCGGCTTTGCCAGTGAAGTCACTGTGACGATGCATGCTGACGGCGCTGCAACGATTACCGACAACGGGCGCGGGATTCCCGTCGATATGATGGAAAGCGAGGGCCGCAGCGCCATCGAAGTGATTTTTACCGAGTTGCACGCGGGCGGCAAGTTCGGCGGCGGCGCGTACAAGGTGTCGGGCGGTCTGCACGGCGTCGGATCGAGCGTGGTGAACGCACTGAGCACCTACCTCGACGTGACGGTGAACAAGGGCGGCGTGCTGCACCACATCCGGTTTGAGCGTGGCGACGTAACGGTGCCGCTGGAGGTCGTGGGCGAAACGCCGAGCGACGTGACCTGGGCCACCAAGGTCAGCTTTCACCCCGACCCCGAGGTGTTCAGCGAGTTCGACAACAGCTTCGACTACGACCGCATCCGCCGCCGTCTGCGCGAGCTGAGCTACCTGACCGGCCTGAAGATCGTCGTGACCGACGAGCGCGAGGCGCTGCACGGTGGGCACGTCAAGCAGGAGATCTTCCACGAGCAGGGCGGCATCGCCAACTTCGCCCGTGCGCTGGTGGCCGACGACACCAAGCTGCTGTACGACACTCCGATCACCATGCGCGGCACCCATAGCGGCGTCGAGGTCGAGGTGTCGTTCATCCACGCCAACACCTACAGCTCCGACAATATCCTGACCTACGCCAACATGATCCGCACCCGCGACGGCGGCACGCCCCTCACGGGCTTCAAGACCGCCTACACGCGCATTCTGAACAAGTACGCGCAGGGCAAGAACATGATCAAGGCCGGAAATCCGATTCCCGGCGGCGACGATCTGCTGGAAGGCATCTACTGCGTGGTGAGCGTCAAGCTGGGCGAGCCGCAGTTCGAGTCTCAGGCGAAGGTGAAGCTGCTGAACTCGGAGGCGCAGACCGCCGTCAATGCTGTCGTGGGCGAGAAGTTCGCGGAATTCCTCGAAGAGAACCCCAAAGTCGGCAAGATCATCGTCGAGAAGGCTGCCGAAGCTGCCCGCGCCCGTGAGGCCGCCCGCAAGGCCCGCGACATCATCCGGCGCAGCAACCCGCTGGAAAACGACGACCTGCCCGGCAAGCTGGCTGACTGCTCCAGCCAGGACCCTGCCGAGTCGGAATTGTTCATCGTGGAAGGAAACTCGGCGGGCGGCAGCGCCAAGGGCGGCCGTGAACGCCGCTTCCAGGCGATTTTGCCGCTACGTGGCAAGATTCTGAACGTCGAGAAGGCCGAGCTGAACAAGATTTTGAAGAACGCGGAAATCCGCAGCCTGATCGGGGCGATTGGGGCCGGGGTGGAAGGCACGGGCGACAATATGCACTTCGACCTGTCGAACCTGCGCTACCACAAGATCATCATCATGACCGACGCCGACATGGACGGTGGACACATCACCACGCTGCTGCTCACGTTCTTCTACCGCTACATGCGCCCCATCGTCGAGCAGGGCCACCTGTATATCGCCCAGCCCCCGCTGTACCGCATCATGGTGGGCCGCCAGAGCAGTGGGAACAAGGGCACGTACCTGTACGCCGAAGACGAACTGAAGCGGCATGTGGCGATTGCCAACAAGGAAGGCAAGAAGTACGAGATTCAGCGCTTCAAGGGGCTGGGCGAGATGAACGCCGAACAGCTCTGGGAGACGACCATGAACCCCGAACTGCGCGTGCTCAAGCGCGTGAACATCGAGGATCTCGTAGATGCCAACAGCGTTTTCGACGCGTTGATGGGTGTGGACGTGGCTCCGCGCAAGCTCTTTATTCAGGAGAATGCACGGTTCGCCGAAATCAGCATCTGA
- a CDS encoding phosphosugar isomerase, whose translation MSLFRFLTDLPGSYQGPTRALEGPFGLLGLGEASLAARLCEDFAPVTLAREGTQLLLNSPETQAAADDFAALSEVSGVQVQRAGAGEGSRFDLNKLAFLAPGGVLSTYHLAQFVAHATGHSAEAQQAEEVLRAVRERCVPEIEDGNPARELAWSLWGRAPLLLAPTGEGVLIEAFQMLLARVGKVLSVPVEHEPLYLLTGAFEAHHERGDGRLALILGEEDAEMAMCRAVLETRIDEVLLVPYPLGHTDAEAGGYAGALGLWYFGAWVAAYLSEREGASCEDSPALKQVLGELVSAVPSDELN comes from the coding sequence ATGAGCCTCTTTCGATTCCTTACCGATCTGCCCGGCAGTTACCAGGGGCCGACCCGCGCCCTGGAGGGACCGTTTGGCCTGCTGGGACTGGGTGAAGCCAGTCTGGCGGCCCGCCTCTGCGAAGATTTCGCCCCCGTGACCCTGGCCCGCGAGGGAACACAGCTCCTGCTGAACAGCCCCGAGACCCAGGCTGCCGCCGACGACTTCGCGGCGCTGAGTGAGGTGAGCGGCGTGCAGGTGCAGCGGGCCGGAGCGGGCGAAGGGTCACGCTTCGATCTGAACAAGCTGGCTTTCTTGGCTCCGGGCGGCGTGCTTTCGACGTACCATCTGGCGCAGTTCGTGGCCCACGCCACCGGGCACAGCGCCGAGGCGCAGCAGGCCGAAGAAGTGCTGCGGGCGGTGCGCGAACGCTGCGTGCCCGAAATCGAGGACGGCAACCCGGCCCGCGAACTGGCCTGGAGCCTGTGGGGACGCGCTCCGTTGCTGCTGGCTCCGACTGGCGAGGGCGTGCTGATCGAAGCGTTCCAGATGCTGCTGGCCCGCGTGGGCAAGGTGCTGAGCGTTCCAGTGGAACACGAGCCGCTGTACCTGCTGACCGGAGCGTTTGAAGCCCACCACGAGCGCGGTGATGGGCGACTGGCCCTGATTCTGGGCGAGGAAGACGCAGAAATGGCGATGTGCCGCGCCGTGCTGGAAACCCGGATTGACGAGGTGCTGCTGGTGCCGTATCCGCTGGGACATACCGACGCAGAAGCGGGCGGATATGCCGGGGCGCTGGGCCTGTGGTATTTCGGAGCGTGGGTGGCGGCCTACCTGTCCGAGCGCGAAGGCGCAAGCTGCGAAGACAGCCCGGCGCTGAAGCAGGTGCTGGGCGAACTGGTAAGCGCCGTGCCGAGTGACGAGCTGAATTAG